A stretch of Fusarium poae strain DAOMC 252244 chromosome 2, whole genome shotgun sequence DNA encodes these proteins:
- a CDS encoding hypothetical protein (BUSCO:52453at5125) — MTTIEPGNHKVAMQMALVLANNSPPKPTNFRVGALIVRLSDNTIIAEGYTLELPGNTHAEETCLMKLAEQHVTTEEKLAEVFNTPHALYTTVEPCFKRLSGKLPCVDRVLRQKSWITHVYVGVQEPETFVGENTGRKILEDAGIEIHHVSGLEEEILKVATAGHVKE, encoded by the coding sequence ATGACTACAATAGAGCCCGGAAATCACAAGGTTGCTATGCAGATGGCTTTGGTCTTGGCCAACAACTCCCCCCCAAAGCCAACCAACTTTCGCGTGGGTGCTTTGATTGTGCGTCTAAGcgacaacaccatcatcgcAGAAGGATACACTCTGGAACTCCCTGGAAATACGCATGCCGAAGAGACGTGTCTGATGAAGCTTGCTGAACAGCATGTGACCACAGAAGAGAAGCTCGCCGAAGTGTTCAATACCCCTCACGCTCTCTACACCACCGTTGAACCATGTTTTAAGCGGCTGAGCGGCAAGCTACCGTGTGTTGACAGGGTGTTGCGTCAAAAGTCATGGATCACCCACGTCTACGTTGGTGTCCAAGAACCCGAGACTTTTGTGGGAGAGAATACGGGCCGGAAAATACTTGAGGATGCTGGTATCGAGATTCACCATGTTTCGGGCTTAGAGGAAGAGATCCTGAAAGTAGCAACTGCAGGACATGTCAAGGAATAA
- a CDS encoding hypothetical protein (BUSCO:49224at5125): MSDHEDVLESEPPIIDPYEVLNLERTATGEQIKQAYRKAALKHHPDKVAQDLKETAHETFQAIAFAYAILSDPARRKRYDETGSTSESIVDSEGFNWSDYYRERFNDSVSGDAIEKFAKKYKGSDEEKGDVLDAYEACEGDMDALYEKVILSNVLEDDERFRDIINKAIKSKKVPSFPAYAKETKKKREGRVKKAREEATEAEDYAKELGVHDKLFGDKKGKKKSKGKGSSEDDLAALIQKRQKDRSESFLDHLAEKYGAKESGGKKGKKRPVEDEPSEEAFQAAASRLKGSKRSKR; the protein is encoded by the exons ATGTCAGACCACGAAGACGTTTTGGAGAGCGAGCCTCCGATAATCGACCCTTACGAGGTCCTGAACCTGGAGAGGACTGCGACTGGCGAACAGATCAAGCAAGCCTACCGAAAGGCTGCCCTTAAGCATCACCCAG ACAAGGTGGCTCAGGACCTGAAAGAGACTGCGCATGAGACTTTTCAGGCCATCGCATTCGCATACGCCATCCTTTCAGACCCCGCTCGTCGCAAACGATATGATGAGACTGGCTCAACCTCCGAATCCATCGTGGACTCTGAGGGATTCAACTGGAGCGACTACTACCGGGAACGATTTAACGACTCCGTTTCGGGCGATGCCATCGAGAAGTTTGCCAAGAAATACAAGGGATCTGATGAGGAGAAGGGAGATGTACTGGATGCTTACGAAGCCTGCGAGGGCGACATGGATGCGCTTTACGAAAAAGTCATATTGAGCAATGTACTAGAGGACGATGAGCGATTccgtgatatcatcaacaaGGCCATCAAGAGTAAGAAGGTACCTAGTTTTCCAGCTTACGCCAAGGAGACAAAGAAGAAGCGAGAAGGACGCGTGAAGAAGGCTCGAGAAGAAGCCACGGAAGCTGAGGACTATGCCAAGGAACTTGGAGTGCACGATAAACTTTTCGGTGACAAgaaggggaagaagaagagcaagggTAAGGGAAGCTCGGAAGACGACCTGGCGGCGCTGATCcaaaagagacaaaaggaTAGGTCTGAAAGTTTTTTAGATCATTTGGCTGAGAAGTATGGCGCCAAGGAGAGTGGAGGAAAGAAGGGCAAAAAGCGACCGGTTGAGGATGAGCCGTCCGAGGAGGCTTTCCAGGCAGCTGCTTCTCGTCTAAAGGGTTCCAAAAGGTCAAAACGTTAA
- a CDS encoding hypothetical protein (BUSCO:54962at5125), with product MSESYKPQIYPRYCFHLAPTVNQWCPFRVTDVHGLDQHTGFEGENFYFYGNLPIKWVRIVGLVVAIDEFTGRRVYTIDDSSGACIECTVKMPISTVVDGNAAATGDTGPKKVDANPPLPTDPFPTIDVGCVVDIKGGLSSFRDERQLTIEKMLVVRSTQQEVALWEKRVRFQFEILAKPWVLRKSEIRRCRHEAERSEEAAEIRRKRMKATAGSHPTKQVLRSVEQSEEMIKREPSKESRLDLRQILEKGGRGKYNALGL from the exons ATGAGCGAATCATACAAGCCCCAAATCTATCCTCGATATTGCTTTCACCTTGCACCCACCGTGAATCAATGGTGCCCTTTCCGTGTGACCGACGTCCACGGCCTTGATCAGCACACAGGCTTCGAAG GCGAaaacttttacttttacgGGAATCTACCAATTAAATGGGTACGCATAGTCGGCTTGGTCGTCGCCATTGACGAGTTCACGGGTAGACGCGTCTATACTATAGACGACAGCAGCGGCGCATGTATAGAGTGCACTGTGAAGATGCCTATATCTACGGTAGTGGATGGCAACGCGGCTGCAACAGGAGATACTGGTCCGAAGAAAGTAGACGCAAATCCGCCACTACCCACCGATCCCTTCCCGACCATTGATGTCGGGTGTGTTGTCGACATCAAGGGGGGTCTTTCCAGTTTTAGAGATGAGCGACAGCTCACTATCGAAAAGATGCTTGTCGTACGGAGCACTCAACAAGAGGTTGCGCTCTGGGAAAAGAGGGTCAGATTCCAGTTCGAGATTCTCGCCAAACCGTGGGTCCTACGAAAAAGCGAAATTCGCAGATGTCGACATGAAGCTGAGCGAAGCGAAGAGGCAGCAGAAATAAGACGCAAACGGATGAAGGCCACGGCCGGGTCTCACCCTACCAAGCAAGTATTAAGGTCAGTGGAGCAGAGTGAAGAGATGATCAAGCGGGAGCCAAGCAAGGAATCACGTCTGGATCTTCGGCAGATTCTTGAGAAAGGCGGAAGGGGCAAATACAATGCGCTGGGGTTGTGA
- a CDS encoding hypothetical protein (SECRETED:SignalP(1-21)~BUSCO:8110at5125~CAZy:GH81) yields the protein MKSHNILPLWLLWLTQGQVSALPQVEQDSPNSRDESNGESIGDIQTSAFEYLTTYAKEDIIPVTETVKVSTSKVGTTATAQVLPSLSDVEPHTEGFIVTDLYNPFFTKPAVLSTSIPSPTSLLKPVKTTTKNAEPSGLSKMAAAADIFASPIDTSAPLPMFARKDNHPVSKKAVNQNSPIGTNKFYSNFYLEDQNTPVYTYPYSLTWAKGTGPAASWGMSISHIDADKRAYGDVKANGAVEFYTNPVGIQSMIISAKELGKNTVLTMDSISPHFAKAYLKKDSKSAATITFPLYQGSVFTTAYFSGGTPWIQSGVYFRTMTQVTKDPKSNVRKFNFILEDGTTWRLYAYRTKGDPLTLKITNNGLAVSEKPFYGHIQVAKDPNVGLSEKVLDNGCGIYATGMTISGNNVGTQGTYKFTWTKAGHSTGKLWIFALPHHVSSFDATTTKEIRTYSMQTLTKGVATAVGGNSWTMIEPSLPVNMGFAPWDPAKGSRGLSTNAKNIIAPIAKSEVSQDMDAQSNTDSMYFSGKALAKFGSIVYVINNMLGDKALAQAGLEKLKTAFARFGSNKQNYPLVYESVWGGIVSTASYESGSAGSDFGNTYYNDHHFHFGYHVLTAAYIGSMDSKWLAANKAYVNTLVRDYANPSSSDKYFPQWRSFDWYHGHSWAHGLTAMWDGKDQESSSEDMMSVYAMKMWGTVIKDTNMVARANLQLAVMSRAMQAYYYYTTTNTVQPKNFIGNKVAGILFENKVHHTTWFSADIEAVQGIHMIPILPYSNLARTGTFVQQEWDTYFNKGRVDKFNNLWKGIIYGNYATIQPKTAWSFFTQSKFDPVWIDGGASRTWYMAYAAALGGI from the exons ATGAAATCCCACAACATTTTGCCTTTGTGGCTCCTTTGGCTAACTCAGGGACAAGTTTCAGCCCTCCCACAAGTCGAACAGGATTCTCCCAATTCCCGGGACGAGTCTAACGGCGAGTCTATAGGAGACATCCAAACGTCTGCATTCGAGTATCTGACAACTTACGCCAAGGAGGATATTATCCCAGTTACCGAGACTGTCAAGGTCAGCACCAGCAAGGTCGGCACTACTGCAACCGCTCAGGTTCTACCATCTCTCTCAGACGTCGAGCCTCATACAGAGGGTTTCATTGTTACGGATCTTTACAACCCTTTCTTCACAAAGCCAGCCGTCTTGAGTACTTCGATCCCCAGCCCAACAAGCCTTCTCAAGCCCGTCAAAACCACTACCAAGAACGCGGAGCCTTCTGGCCTATCCAAgatggctgctgctgctgatatCTTTGCGAGTCCTATTGACACGAGTGCTCCTCTGCCTATGTTCGCAAGGAAGGACAATCATCCAGTTTCCAAGAAAGCCGTTAATCAGAACTCCCCTATCGGAACCAACAAGTTCTACTCCAACTTCTACCTCGAGGACCAGAACACTCCTGTTTACACCTATCCTTACTCTCTCACATGGGCCAAGGGTACAGGTCCAGCAGCAAGCTGGGGCATGTCCATCTCGCACATCGATGCAGACAAACGTGCATATGGCGATGTCAAAGCTAATGGCGCCGTTGAGTTTTACACCAACCCGGTTGGCATTCAGTCCATGATCATCTCGGCTAAGGAACTTGGTAAGAACACTGTTCTGACCATGGACTCCATCAGCCCACACTTTGCCAAGGCATATCTCAAAAAAGACAGCAAGTCGGCCGCAACAATCACCTTTCCCCTCTACCAAGGCAGCGTTTTCACAACTGCCTACTTCAGCGGTGGCACGCCTTGGATTCAGTCCGGTGTTTACTTCCGAACTATGACTCAGGTGACAAAGGACCCCAAGTCCAACGTGCGCAAGTTTAACTTCATCCTCGAGGATGGAACTACATGGCGCCTTTATGCCTACAGGACCAAAGGTGACCCTCTTACCCTCAAGATTACCAACAACGGTCTGGCTGTTTCAGAGAAGCCCTTCTATGGCCACATCCAGGTTGCCAAGGATCCTAACGTCGGTCTCTCGGAGAAAGTCCTTGACAATGGTTGTGGTATCTATGCAACCGGCATGACAATCAGCGGTAACAACGTTGGCACTCAAGGCACTTACAAATTCACCTGGACCAAGGCTGGCCATTCGACTGGAAAGCTCTGGATCTTTGCTCTTCCCCACCACGTCAGCTCGTTCGATGCTACAACCACGAAGGAGATAAGGACATACAGCATGCAAACGCTTACCAAGGGTGTGGCCACGGCTGTTGGAGGAAACTCGTGGACTATGATCGAGCCATCACTACCTGTCAATATGGGCTTTGCTCCCTGGGATCCAGCTAAGGGCAGTCGCGGTCTTTCTACTAATGCCAAAAATATCATTGCACCTATCGCTAAGTCCGAGGTTTCCCAAGATATGGATGCACAGTCCAACACCGATTCGATGTACTTTTCTGGCAAG GCCCTAGCCAAGTTTGGATCTATCGTCTATGTCATAAACAACATGCTGGGCGACAAGGCATTAGCACAGGCCGGTTTGGAAAAGCTCAAGACTGCATTTGCCCGATTCGGttcaaacaaacaaaattACCCGCTTGTTTATGAAT CTGTCTGGGGTGGAATTGTGTCCACTGCATCCTACGAGTCTGGATCAGCTGGATCGGACTTTGGCAACACTTACTACAACGATCACCACTTCCACTTCGGCTACCATGTCCTCACGGCCGCCTATATCGGATCCATGGATAGCAAGTGGCTTGCTGCTAACAAGGCCTACGTTAATACGCTTGTCCGTGACTACGCGAACCCCAGCAGCAGCGACAAGTACTTCCCCCAATGGCGAAGTTTTGATTGGTACCACGGACATAGCTGGGCTCACGGTCTGACCGCCATGTGGGATGGTAAGGACCAAGAGTCAAGCTCCGAAGACATGATGTCTGTTTATGCTATGAAGATGTGGGGCACCGTGATTAAGGACACTAACATGGTCGCGAG AGCCAACCTCCAGCTTGCAGTCATGTCACGAGCTATGCAGGCCTACTACTACTACACTACGACCAACACCGTTCAGCCCAAGAACTTCATCGGCAACAAGGTGGCGGGTATCCTGTTTGAGAACAAGGTGCACCATACGACTTGGTTCAGTGCAGATATCGAGGCGGTTCAGGGCATTCACATGATACCCATTCTCCCATACTCCAACCTTGCTCGAACCGGAACATTCGTCCAACAGGAGTGGGACACTTACTTTAATAAGGGACGTGTCGACAAGTTTAACAACCTGTGGAAGGGCATCATCTATGGTAACTACGCAACCATCCAGCCCAAGACTGCATGGTCCTTCTTTACCCAGTCCAAATTTGATCCTGTCTGGATCGATGGCGGGGCTTCAAGGACGTGGTATATGGCATATGCCGCAG CGTTGGGTGGCATATAA
- a CDS encoding hypothetical protein (TransMembrane:11 (i97-116o122-145i157-178o190-212i233-254o266-287i319-340o352-378i385-412o418-439i446-465o)~BUSCO:35398at5125), which translates to MVSLPSFNLQIRRSMSSKQANHTAADETSPLINGGASSAPHDTIGRRNANGNGNGHISLSRDSSTMTFLFDSKHTPGIHNQNIAIRSLAYSWHIAKVTLLSNYVNFLLVMVPLGIIAGKMGWGSTAVFTINFFAIIPLAAVLSFATEEFSLKLGDTLGGLLNATFGNAVELIVSIVALQRNEIELVQASMLGSILSNLLLVMGMCFLFGGLIHRGSSGNGTEQVFSSATAQTTCSLMTLSSASLVIPAALYAVLDQSGSKEKAQSILTLSRGTAIILLLLYVLYLVFQLRTHSNLFDAENQQEDEDGEHEQEEPTIGPVAAIAVLVVTTVLVTVCADYLVDSIDDLVTTSGISRAFIGLILIPIVGNAAEHVTAVVVAVRDKMDLAMGVAIGSSIQIALLVTPFLVIVGWIIGAEMTLHFETFQTVAFAVSVLVVTYTVQDGKSNYLEGAMLMGLYIIIALAFYATPGDVMDPGN; encoded by the exons ATGGTTT CTCTTCCATCCTTTAACCTTCAAATAAGACGATCAATGTCGAGCAAACAAGCAAACCATACAGCGGCCGACGAGACCAGCCCGCTTATCAATGGCGGTGCCTCGTCGGCTCCTCACGATACCATCGGCCGTCGAAATGCTAATGGCAATGGCAATGGCCATATCTCCCTCAGCCGAGACTCGAGTACTATGACCTTCCTCTTCGACTCGAAGCATACCCCCGGTATCCACAACCAGAACATTGCCATCAGGAGCCTGGCTTACTCGTGGCATATTGCCAAGGTCACTCTTCTCAGCA ACTATGTCAACTTCCTTCTGGTCATGGTGCCTCTTGGCATCATCGCTGGTAAGATGGGCTGGGGTTCCACTGCCGTATTcaccatcaacttctttgcTATTATTCCGCTCGCCGCTGTCCTGTCGTTCGCGACCGAAGAGTTCTCCCTGAAGCTTGGTGACACCCTGGGTGGCCTCCTGAACGCTACTTTTGGAAACGCCGTCGAACTGATCGTCAGCATTGTTGCTCTCCAGCGAAACGAAATTGAGCTTGTCCAGGCCTCGATGCTCGGCAGCATCCTTTCtaatcttcttctcgtcatGGGAATGTGTTTCTTGTTTGGCGGTCTCATTCACCGAGGCTCGTCTGGCAACGGAACTGAACAGGTTTTCTCCTCAGCTACTGCCCAGACAACTTGCTCTCTTATGACTCTGTCTTCGGCCTCGCTTGTCATTCCAGCTGCT TTATATGCTGTTTTGGACCAGAGTGGCTCCAAGGAAAAGGCCCAGAGCATTCTCACATTGTCTCGTGGCACTGCCATCattcttcttttgctttACGTTCTTTATCTCGTGTTCCAGCTCCGTACACACAGCAACTTGTTCGATGCCGAAAACCAacaagaagacgaagatggtGAGCACGAACAGGAGGAGCCCACTATTGGCCCTGTTGCCGCCATCGCTGTTTTGGTTGTCACTACCGTTTTGGTTACTGTCTGCGCCGACTATCTGGTTGACAGTATTGACGACCTTGTCACTACATCGGGAATCAGTCGTGCGTTTATTGGGCTGATCTTGATCCCCATCGTTGGAAACGCTGCGGAGCACGTCACAGCTGTTGTCGTTGCCGTTCGTGACAAGATGGATCTCGCTATGGGCGTTGCCATTGGTTCATCTATCCAGATTGCTCTTTTGGTTACCCCCTTCCTCGTTATTGTTGGCTGGATCATTGGGGCCGAGATGACCCTCCACTTTGAAACCT TCCAAACTGTGGCATTTGCCGTTTCTGTTCTTGTTGTGACTTATACGGTCCAGGATGGCAAATCGAACTACCTCGAGGGTGCTATGCTTATGGGTCTCTACATTATCATTGCCTTGGCTTTCTACGCCACCCCGGGTGATGTTATGGACCCTGGCAACTAA
- a CDS encoding hypothetical protein (BUSCO:18782at5125): MGGRQAHGRPLVAAPKAKAANKKSKARSQKNALDAFGIAQENFAPKQKRTPRARGLDAEIERKHGRGDEEGDEDEDEEEPQRKKAKRPSRTADDDAEYGSDSEGNEWQLGGLQEDDEDSEIESDDALGDSDDGKFDGYTFRGSKSTKHEDDDSEDDSQDDEGETLGADAIDLATALDQFEESDDEPQQKDQSGSSESDDDASDESEEDDESGDSDGEDVDPEKMQGLIKQFGGQKDDGDEKPKAKAKISLSDLGLAGISDANIKKSMKLMSKEEKDKRPGVSKKLNVPLARRQQDQLDRSAAYEKTNETLDRWNDTVKQNRRAEHLVFPLPQNSTTAGLDTTEIQPLNITKPSNELESTIMSIMEQSGLTMDKPKKPKEKDYDEEGNELTRREALARKRIDREEAAREAKRAKRIKKIKSKAYHRVHRKQREREREGEEDEDIDSEAEREAQDRRRALERVGQRHKNSKWAKLGNKTKRAVWDDEFRTGLTEMARKDEELRRRKEGRAGGSDESSDSDSDSDGGEASLRRDLAALEEEDNEPQKGLMGMKFMQKAEAAKKEADAALVNQIRRELDGEVFDGSGDELEEVGRRQYGAADGKPFKPALETSARVSKKRKSEDKSDDDDDVVITTNGAAYNPAVPNITSLSEPAAPTTTGKWSRGESRSKKNKSQSTGNVGDLDLTSHTLVVERSSKAKSKPKPRTADEGSDAESDTDLHLPMAIRDQEMLERAFAGEDVAGDFEAEKTAIAEDEDDKIIDNTLPGWGSWVGDGVSAKEKKRHQGRFLTKVNGIKQKDRKDAKLEKVIINEKRIKKNDRYLASQLPHPFESRQQYERSLRLPVGPEWQTKETFQGSTKPRVLMKQGIIAPMSKPTI; this comes from the exons ATGGGTGGACGACAGGCTCACGGAAGGCCCCTTGTGGCAGCAcccaaagccaaagccgcCAACAAAAAGTCAAAGGCGAGATCACAAAAGAATGCGCTCGATGCGTTCGGTATTGCGCAGGAAAACTTCGCGCCCAAACAAAAGCGAACACCTCGAGCGAGAGGCTTGGATGCCGAAATAGAGCGAAAGCATGGACGAGGCGACGAGGAGGGTGATgaggacgaagacgaagaggagCCTCAAaggaagaaggccaagagaCCTAGCAGAACTGCCGATGACGATGCCGAATATGGAAGCGACAGCGAGGGAAACGAGTGGCAATTGGGAGGTCTGcaagaagacgacgaggacTCCGAGATTGAGAGTGATGATGCGCTTGGCGACAGTGATGATGGCAAGTTCGATGGCTACACATTCCGTGGAAGCAAGTCTACAAAGCACGAG GACGACGATTCAGAGGACGATTCCCAAGACGATGAGGGCGAGACCCTCGGCGCAGACGCAATTGACTTGGCAACAGCTCTCGATCAGTTCGAAGAGTCGGACGACGAGCCGCAACAGAAGGACCAATCCGGGTCTTCAGAGTCAGATGATGATGCGTCCGACGAGTcagaagaagacgacgaatCTGGCGATTCTGATGGCGAAGATGTAGACCCAGAAAAGATGCAAGGTCTGATCAAGCAATTTGGAGGCCAAAAAGATGATGGAGACGAGAAGCCAAAGGCAAAGGCCAAGATCAGCCTAAGCGATCTTGGGCTAGCCGGCATCAGCGACGCCAATATTAAGAAATCCATGAAGCTCATgagcaaggaagagaaggacaAACGCCCTGGTGTTTCAAAGAAATTGAATGTACCCTTAGCAAGAAGacaacaagaccaactcGACCGAAGCGCAGCTTACGAAAAGACCAACGAGACTCTGGACCGATGGAACGACACAGTCAAGCAGAACCGAAGAGCAGAGCATCTGGTGTTCCCTCTGCCCCAGAACTCTACAACTGCGGGTCTTGACACCACTGAGATCCAGCCCCTAAACATCACCAAGCCAAGCAACGAGCTCGAGTCTACCATTATGTCTATTATGGAGCAGAGTGGTCTGACTATGGATAAACCTAAAAAGCCCAAGGAGAAGGATTACGATGAAGAGGGTAACGAACTCACCCGCAGAGAGGCTCTCGCGCGCAAGCGTATAGACCGTGAGGAGGCCGCACGAGAGGCCAAGCGAGCCAAGCgtatcaagaagatcaaAAGCAAGGCCTACCACCGAGTGCACCGAAAACAGCGTGAGCGCGAGCGTGAGGgagaggaggacgaggataTAGACTCCGAGGCAGAGCGTGAGGCGCAAGATCGCCGACGTGCTCTGGAGCGTGTCGGACAGCGACACAAGAACAGCAAATGGGCTAAGCTTGGTAACAAGACGAAGCGAGCTGTGTGGGATGACGAATTCCGTACTGGCCTGACTGAGATGGCTCGCAAGGATGAGGAGCTCCGAAGGAGAAAGGAGGGTCGTGCTGGTGGCTCTGACGAGTCGTCTGACTCCGACAGTGACTCTGACGGTGGTGAAGCATCCTTGCGTCGCGATTTGGCGGcccttgaagaagaagacaacgAGCCCCAAAAGGGCTTGATGGGCATGAAGTTCATGCAAAAGGCCGAGGCTGCTAAGAAGGAGGCAGATGCGGCTCTCGTCAACCAGATCCGACGAGAGCTTGATGGTGAGGTATTTGATGGGTCTGGAGACGAGCTGGAAGAGGTTGGTCGACGACAATACGGCGCTGCCGATGGTAAGCCATTCAAGCCGGCTCTCGAAACATCAGCCCGGGTATCCAAGAAGCGCAAATCCGAGGATAAAagtgacgacgacgacgacgtcGTGATAACCACCAACGGCGCTGCCTATAATCCCGCCGTTCCCAACATTACATCCCTCTCTGAGCCTGCGGCCCCAACAACTACAGGCAAATGGTCCCGTGGCGAGTCGCGAAGtaaaaagaacaagagtcAGTCTACAGGAAATGTTGGCGATCTCGACCTCACATCCCATACCCTCGTCGTCGAGCGTTCAAGCAAGGCCAAATCCAAGCCAAAACCCCGGACTGCCGACGAAGGTTCGGACGCTGAGTCCGATACTGATCTGCATCTACCCATGGCGATTCGCGATCAAGAAATGCTTGAACGTGCCTTCGCCGGCGAGGATGTTGCAGGGGACTTCGAGGCCGAGAAGACGGCTATTGccgaggacgaggatgacaAGATCATTGACAATACACTCCCTGGTTGGGGATCGTGGGTTGGTGATGGCGTGAGcgcaaaggagaagaagcgacACCAGGGCCGTTTCCTAACAAAGGTGAATGGTATCAAGCAGAAGGACCGCAAGGATGCCAAGCTGGAAAAGGTTATAATCAATGAGAAGCGCATCAAAAAG AATGACCGCTACCTTGCATCACAGCTTCCTCACCCCTTTGAGTCCCGCCAGCAGTACGAGCGCTCGCTACGTCTACCTGTCGGGCCAGAGTGGCAGACAAAGGAGACCTTCCAGGGCAGCACCAAACCTCGCGTACTCATGAAGCAAGGCATTATTGCACCCATGTCTAAGCCGACCATATAG
- a CDS encoding hypothetical protein (TransMembrane:8 (i93-113o178-196i208-226o246-270i300-321o372-391i412-431o437-457i)~BUSCO:23994at5125) codes for MASFFAPGFRRLLFQASITASGPSKFFVCNRCLGTAPRSMSSRVLNAVRSRSYAGAAVSKSIGSIAEQASVRASPSVSQAAKKAWPESDPRGVGLWLIGSAVSVFGIVVFGGLTRLTESGLSITEWRPVTGSLPPMSREDWDSEFEKYRASPEFKLLNPHMDLEEFKKIYFMEWFHRVWGRFIGLTFVVPTAYLVARRKVTPKMALNLAGISALIGFQGIIGWWMVKSGLKDDLFAPGSHPRVSQYRLTTHLATAFVCYSWMLVSGLTVLRTRRWLMNPEAAMKQIGEMSQPGLRTMRRVVFALAALTFTTAMSGGLVAGLDAGLIYNEFPKMGLGIFPPKQELFDKFYSRKEDHSDLWWRNMLENPSTVQMNHRILAVTTFTSILSLFIYARTRRVKAILPTNIKKGANGLFHMVSLQVALGISTLIYMVPISLAAAHQAGALGVLTMALVLAHRLHIPKPTLRLLEKRLKAAAAK; via the exons ATGGCGTCCTTCTTCGCCCCCGGGTTCCGGAGGTTACTCTTTCAGGCCTCGATTACAGCATCGGGGCCTTCAAAGTTCTTCGTCTGCAACCGATGTCTTGGAACTGCTCCCCGGAGCATGTCCTCTCGAGTTCTTAACGCTGTCCGATCACGATCCTACGCAGGTGCTGCTGTGAGCAAGTCAATCGGATCCATCGCTGAGCAGGCTTCTGTTCGCGCATCTCCCTCTGTTTCTCAGGCTGCCAAGAAGGCATGGCCTGAATCGGACCCCAGGGGCGTCGGCCTCTGGCTTATTGGCAGTGCTGTTAGTGTTTTCGGTATCGTTGTTTTTGGTGGTCTGACACGGTTGACTGAGTCTGG CCTGAGTATCACTGAATGGAGACCTGTCACCGGTTCGCTTCCTCCCATGTCAAGGGAGGATTGGGATTCCGAATTCGAAAAGTACCGCGCTTCGCCCGAGTTCAAGCTTCTCAACCCACACATGGATCTCGAAGAGTTCAAGAAAATCTACTTTATGGAATGGTTTCACCGTGTTTGGGGTCGTTTCATTGGCCTGACCTTTGTCGTTCCTACCGCCTACCTCGTTGCTCGTCGCAAAGTTACTCCCAAGATGGCTTTGAACCTTGCTGGAATTTCTGCCTTGATTGGTTTCCAAGGCATTATCGGCTGGTGGATGGTCAAGTCTGGTCTCAAAGATGATCTGTTCGCTCCTGGCTCTCACCCTCGTGTCTCCCAATACCGCCTCACTACTCATCTTGCCACCGCCTTCGTCTGCTACTCCTGGATGCTTGTCTCTGGTCTTACTGTTCTGCGAACTCGCCGCTGGCTCATGAACCCTGAGGCAGCTATGAAGCAGATCGGCGAAATGAGCCAGCCTGGTCTTCGCACAATGCGCCGTGTCGTCTTTGCCCTTGCCGCGCTGACCTTCACTACTGCCATGTCTGGTGGACTCGTTGCTGGCCTCGACGCTGGACTGATCTACAACGAGTTCCCCAAGATGGGTCTCGGTATCTTCCCCCCCAAACAGGAGCTGTTTGACAAGTTCTATTCGCGAAAGGAAGACCATTCTGATCTCTGGTGGCGTAACATGCTCGAGAACCCTAGCACTGTCCAGATGAACCACCGGATCCTTGCCGTGACTACGTTTACCTccattctttctcttttcatCTACGCTCGCACCAGGCGTGTCAAGGCCATCCTCCCCACCAATATCAAGAAGGGCGCCAACGGCCTTTTCCACATGGTATCGCTTCAGGTCGCTCTCGGTATCAGCACTCTCATCTACATGGTGCCTATCTCCCTTGCAGCAGCTCACCAAGCTGGTGCTTTGGGTGTCTTGACTATGGCCCTCGTGTTGGCTCACAGGCTGCATATTCCCAAGCCtactcttcgtcttcttgaGAAGCGACTGAAGGCGGCTGCTGCTAAATAG